Proteins from a genomic interval of Macrobrachium nipponense isolate FS-2020 chromosome 28, ASM1510439v2, whole genome shotgun sequence:
- the LOC135201726 gene encoding pyrroline-5-carboxylate reductase 3-like isoform X6: MGVSGDDNVQPEADTVVPVPQDGAVSPAPSGKEVIIPASIGFIGAGNMAQALMNSFLAKGLVEPHLLMASAPSNRNLEKLPSGMRTTNDNNRLVKECDIIFLCVKPHLLTEMIEGLDPLERDHSPLFISVVTGFDICTLEQLLGSLIDAPRVVRTMPNTPCMVGQGCCVYTMGTNTNESDAKVVCSILHSVGYSAEIPEYQMDAACGLAGSGPAYIYTAIEALADGGVKMGLPRHLAHSLAAHTVKGAASMVLQSGKHPAQLKDEVCSPGGTTITAIHSLEKNGFRGALISAVEASANRAKELGNKS; this comes from the exons TTGTGCCAGTTCCCCAAGATGGTGCAGTATCCCCAGCACCTTCAGGAAAAGAGGTCATTATCCCTGCAAGTATTGGCTTCATTGGTGCTGGGAATATGGCTCAGGCTCTCATGAATTCATTCCTTGCCAAAG GATTAGTAGAACCACACTTGCTAATGGCAAGTGCCCCATCAAATCGGAATTTGGAAAAATTACCGTCAGGGATGCGGACTACAAATGATAACA acAGATTAGTGAAAGAGTGTGACATCATTTTCCTTTGTGTCAAACCACACCTACTGACGGAAATGATTGAAGGACTAGATCCTCTAGAAAGGGACCATAGTCCACTGTTCATCTCTGTAGTCACTGGATTTGACATTTGCACCCTGGAGCAG ttactGGGTTCCCTCATTGATGCCCCACGTGTTGTGCGTACTATGCCCAACACTCCATGCATGGTTGGTCAAGGCTGTTGtg tatacACTATGGGAACCAATACAAATGAGAGTGATGCTAAAGTGGTATGTTCCATATTACACTCAGTTGGTTACAGTGCTGAAATACCTGAATACCAAATGGATGCTGCGTGCGGACTGGCAGGTTCAGGACCTGCTTAT ATTTATACAGCAATAGAAGCCCTTGCTGATGGTGGGGTAAAAATGGGATTACCAAGACACCTTGCACACTCCCTTGCTGCTCACACG GTGAAAGGAGCAGCTTCAATGGTCTTGCAATCAGGCAAACATCCAGCACAGTTAAAGGACGAAGTCTGTTCACCAGGTGGCACAACTATAACAGCCATTCATTCTTTAGAGAAAAATGGATTTAG AGGTGCTCTTATATCTGCAGTTGAAGCTTCAGCAAATCGGGCCAAGGAACTGGGTAACAAAAGCTAA
- the LOC135201726 gene encoding pyrroline-5-carboxylate reductase 3-like isoform X7 — protein MAQALMNSFLAKGLVEPHLLMASAPSNRNLEKLPSGMRTTNDNNRLVKECDIIFLCVKPHLLTEMIEGLDPLERDHSPLFISVVTGFDICTLEQLLGSLIDAPRVVRTMPNTPCMVGQGCCVYTMGTNTNESDAKVVCSILHSVGYSAEIPEYQMDAACGLAGSGPAYIYTAIEALADGGVKMGLPRHLAHSLAAHTVKGAASMVLQSGKHPAQLKDEVCSPGGTTITAIHSLEKNGFRGALISAVEASANRAKELGNKS, from the exons ATGGCTCAGGCTCTCATGAATTCATTCCTTGCCAAAG GATTAGTAGAACCACACTTGCTAATGGCAAGTGCCCCATCAAATCGGAATTTGGAAAAATTACCGTCAGGGATGCGGACTACAAATGATAACA acAGATTAGTGAAAGAGTGTGACATCATTTTCCTTTGTGTCAAACCACACCTACTGACGGAAATGATTGAAGGACTAGATCCTCTAGAAAGGGACCATAGTCCACTGTTCATCTCTGTAGTCACTGGATTTGACATTTGCACCCTGGAGCAG ttactGGGTTCCCTCATTGATGCCCCACGTGTTGTGCGTACTATGCCCAACACTCCATGCATGGTTGGTCAAGGCTGTTGtg tatacACTATGGGAACCAATACAAATGAGAGTGATGCTAAAGTGGTATGTTCCATATTACACTCAGTTGGTTACAGTGCTGAAATACCTGAATACCAAATGGATGCTGCGTGCGGACTGGCAGGTTCAGGACCTGCTTAT ATTTATACAGCAATAGAAGCCCTTGCTGATGGTGGGGTAAAAATGGGATTACCAAGACACCTTGCACACTCCCTTGCTGCTCACACG GTGAAAGGAGCAGCTTCAATGGTCTTGCAATCAGGCAAACATCCAGCACAGTTAAAGGACGAAGTCTGTTCACCAGGTGGCACAACTATAACAGCCATTCATTCTTTAGAGAAAAATGGATTTAG AGGTGCTCTTATATCTGCAGTTGAAGCTTCAGCAAATCGGGCCAAGGAACTGGGTAACAAAAGCTAA
- the LOC135201726 gene encoding pyrroline-5-carboxylate reductase 3-like isoform X4 encodes MTKKYAQRFKLEWLKDKRFEKWLEKVEGNDYRCFCKYCKCSIIAKVCDILKHSESSKHKRAAKPLSAQRLCLPSDEDWSMRFLGLKDDNGEHLCFTHRGKTRSHQAPFVPVPQDGAVSPAPSGKEVIIPASIGFIGAGNMAQALMNSFLAKGLVEPHLLMASAPSNRNLEKLPSGMRTTNDNNRLVKECDIIFLCVKPHLLTEMIEGLDPLERDHSPLFISVVTGFDICTLEQLLGSLIDAPRVVRTMPNTPCMVGQGCCVYTMGTNTNESDAKVVCSILHSVGYSAEIPEYQMDAACGLAGSGPAYIYTAIEALADGGVKMGLPRHLAHSLAAHTVKGAASMVLQSGKHPAQLKDEVCSPGGTTITAIHSLEKNGFRGALISAVEASANRAKELGNKS; translated from the exons ATGACGAAGAAATATGCGCAACGATTCAAGTTGGAGTGGCTTAAAGATAAAAGATTTGAGAAGTGGCTGGAAAAAGTAGAGGGCAATGATTACAGATGTTTTTGCAAATACTGCAAATGTAGTATCATAGCAAAAGTTTGTGACATTTTgaagcattcagaatcatccaaGCATAAAAGAGCAGCCAAACCTCTAAGTGCACAGCGACTTTGCCTTCCCAGTGACGAGGATTGGTCCATGCGATTTTTGGGATTAAAAGATGATAATGGCGAACATCTCTGCTTTACTCATCGAGGCAAAACTAGAAGCCATCAGGCACCAT TTGTGCCAGTTCCCCAAGATGGTGCAGTATCCCCAGCACCTTCAGGAAAAGAGGTCATTATCCCTGCAAGTATTGGCTTCATTGGTGCTGGGAATATGGCTCAGGCTCTCATGAATTCATTCCTTGCCAAAG GATTAGTAGAACCACACTTGCTAATGGCAAGTGCCCCATCAAATCGGAATTTGGAAAAATTACCGTCAGGGATGCGGACTACAAATGATAACA acAGATTAGTGAAAGAGTGTGACATCATTTTCCTTTGTGTCAAACCACACCTACTGACGGAAATGATTGAAGGACTAGATCCTCTAGAAAGGGACCATAGTCCACTGTTCATCTCTGTAGTCACTGGATTTGACATTTGCACCCTGGAGCAG ttactGGGTTCCCTCATTGATGCCCCACGTGTTGTGCGTACTATGCCCAACACTCCATGCATGGTTGGTCAAGGCTGTTGtg tatacACTATGGGAACCAATACAAATGAGAGTGATGCTAAAGTGGTATGTTCCATATTACACTCAGTTGGTTACAGTGCTGAAATACCTGAATACCAAATGGATGCTGCGTGCGGACTGGCAGGTTCAGGACCTGCTTAT ATTTATACAGCAATAGAAGCCCTTGCTGATGGTGGGGTAAAAATGGGATTACCAAGACACCTTGCACACTCCCTTGCTGCTCACACG GTGAAAGGAGCAGCTTCAATGGTCTTGCAATCAGGCAAACATCCAGCACAGTTAAAGGACGAAGTCTGTTCACCAGGTGGCACAACTATAACAGCCATTCATTCTTTAGAGAAAAATGGATTTAG AGGTGCTCTTATATCTGCAGTTGAAGCTTCAGCAAATCGGGCCAAGGAACTGGGTAACAAAAGCTAA